In Candidatus Hydrogenedentota bacterium, the DNA window CGGGAACGCCCCCGCGTCGGTTGGGCCCTTTTCTCGCGCGCCTCGCCCAACATTGTTTACCGATTACGATTACGATTACGATTACGCGCACGAGCACGAGGAAAACTGCGGGGTGCGCGCCGGTGCTTGAAGGCGGAATGGAGTAGGGGAAGCCGCGCGGACTGCGCGCGTGAGGGAGATCGACCAGCATGAACGCGACCGTACGTGTGCAACTGTCCGTAATGATGTTCATCGAATTCTTCGTGTGGGGCGTCTGGTTCGTCACGATGGGCACCTACCTCGGCGAACTGAAGTTCAGCGGTCAGGCCATCGGCAGCGCATACAGCACAACGAACTGGGGGGCAATTGTCGCGCCGTTTATTGTGGGCATGATTGCGGATAAGTTCTTCTCCGCGGAGCGCGTCCTCGGAGTCCTCCATCTCGCCGGCGCGGGTATCATGTGGTACCTCTCCACGGTGAAAGACCCAACGGTGTTTTTCTTTGTCGCGCTTGCTTATGCTTTGTGTTACATGCCTACAATCTCGCTGGTCAATGCGATCTCGTTCGAGCAGATGAAAGACCCGTCGAAAGAGTTTCCGTCGGTGCGTGTGTTGGGTACGCTCGGTTGGATTGTGGCGGGACTTCTCGTTGGCTGGATGGGAGTCGAGAACACGGCGATTCCGCTCCAGATGGCCGCAGGCTCTTCGCTGCTCATGGGACTGTACAGCTTTTCGCTGCCCCATACGCCGCCCAAGTCACGCGGTAAGAAGGTAACCGTGAGCGACGTGCTCGGACTCGAAGCGCTGGGACTGATGAAAGAGCGCTCCTTTGCAGTGTTCGTCGTCTGTTCGCTGCTCATTTGCATTCCCCTCGCGTTCTACTACAACTTCACGAACATGTTTCTCAACGCGCATGAAGTCTCGAACGCAGCCGGCAAACAGACCATGGGGCAGATGTCCGAAGTCTTCTTCATGCTGGTAATGCCCTTCTTCTTCATTCGATTGGGCGTGAAGAAGATGCTGCTGATCGGCATGGTGGCGTGGGCAATACGCTACTTCTTTTTCGCCTACGGCAACCCGACCTCGGGAATGTGGATGTGGTACGTCGGCATTATCCTCCACGGCATTTGCTACGACTTCTTTTTCGTCACCGGCCAGCTCTACGTCGACAAGAAGGCGCCGGACACCGTGCGCGCAAGCGCGCAGGGTTTCATCGGTGTTGTCACGTACGGCGCGGGCATGGTCATTGGTTCGAACATCAGCGGCCGCATAGTGGACATCTATAAGCTGACGGAGCCGGTGGGCAAAGTCGAGCACAACTGGGAAGGCATCTGGCTAGTTCCCGGCATCATGGCTGTCGTAATTACGATTCTGTTTGCATTGGTGTTTCGCGACAACGGTCCGCAGAAAGCCGAAGACGCCGCGGCGTGACCTGCGTACACCCGCCGCATTATGTCGTTCGATGCACGATCATGTGACCGATTTTCCGTGTCGTGATGTCCGGATTGGGACAGGTCAATTGAGTCCGATTGGCCGCTGAGCCTTTGCCGGAAAGACGCGCGTCATGCAACTCACCCATTCTATCCATGGCGGCCAACGCGCACCGCTCGTCGTGTTTCTCCACGGGTTCCTTGGTTCGCGCGCTGACTGGCGCGAGGCGACGGAAACTCTTCGAGGGGCGTATCGATGTCTCGCGGTCGACTTGCCGGGGCATGGCGGGTCCGTCGGCGGTGGCGACGATGACTACACAATGCAGGCCGCCGCGACTGCGGTGATCGATTTGATCGATACATGCGATGCCGCATCGTTTTCCCTCGTTGGTTATTCGATGGGCGGGCGTTTGGCGCTGTATCTTGCGTCGATCTATGCGATGCGAATCGATGCGATGGTTATCGAGTCGGCCTCGCCGGGACTGCGTTCGCAGGCCGAGCGCGGCGAGCGGCGCGCCGCGGACGAGCGTTGGGCGGCTATGCTCGAAGACCGGGGAATGGCCGCCTTTCTCGATGCGTGGTACGAGCAACCGTTATTTGCATCGTTGGCGGCGAGGCCGGAGTTGCTGGCGCACATTAAGGCCGGCCGCATGCGTAACGACCCGCGCGAATTGGCGCGCGCGCTGCACGGCATGAGCGTTGGCAATCAACCGCCGATGTGGGACGAGTGGCAAGGCAACCATATCCCTTCGCTTGTCGTGGCGGGCGAGTCGGACTCCAAGTACTGCGCCGTTGCGCGGGAGATGGTAGGGGCGTGCGGTGCAGCGAAAATCGCGATTGTCTCCGGAGCGGGACACAACGTGCACGAAGAAGCGCCGGACGAATATAATGACCTTATCTACGCGTTTCTGAAGGCCGCTCTGAAGTAGGACCAAGGTCTGGGGTCCAGGGGTCAGGGCTCAGCGGAATAGACAAACCGATGCACTGTTGAATCCTGACCCCTAGACCCTGAACACATCTGCAAGAAGGAATGAAATGTCTCAGAAAATCGACTGGCGCGAGGCCGGCACCTACACGGATATCAAATATCACAAGGCCGAGGGCATCGCGAAAATCACTATCAACCGGCCGCGGGTGCGCAATGCGTTTCGTCCGCTGACAGTCGACGAGATGATGCACGCGCTGCACGACGCGCGCTTCGACGAGGAGATCGGGGTCGTCATCCTGACCGGCGAAGGCGAGAAGGCGTTTTGCAGCGGCGGCGACCAGAAGATTCGCGGCGACGCGGGGTACAAAGACGACGAGAAGAACACGATGCGACTGAACGTGCTGGATTTCCAGCGGCAGATTCGCACGTGTCCGAAACCGGTGATCGCGATGGTCGCGGGCTACGCGATTGGCGGCGGACATATTCTGCATCTTGTGTGCGATTTGACGATTGCGGCGGACAATGCCGTGTTTGGGCAGACCGGACCGAAGGTGGGGTCGTTTGACGGCGGGTTCGGCGCAAGTTATATGGCGCGCATCGTGGGCCAGAAGAAGGCGCGCGAGATTTGGTACCTGTGCCGGCAATACAACGCGCAACAGGCGCTCGATATGGGACTCGTGAACACTGTCGTGCCGTACGCGCGGCTCGAAGAAGAAACGGTGCAGTGGTGCCGGGAGATATTGGCGAATTCGCCGATCGCGATTCGTTGCTTGAAGGCCGCGCTCAATGCGGACTGCGATGGGCAAACCGGATTGCAGGAACTCGCGGGCAACGCGACGATGCTTTTTTACATGACCGAAGAAGGGCAGGAAGGCCGCAACGCATACAACGAAAAGCGCAAACCGGACTTCAAGAAGTTCAAGCGGTTTCCCTAGCCGCGAAAGAACGCAACGAGTACAAGGAATTGATGACCACGGGGACACGGGGAGCACGGGGAATCCAAATCTTGAACCGACATAAGCCGCCTCGCCGATGAGTTCAATGCTAAATACTTGGCTAATGGCCGCGCGGCCGAAGACCTTGCCGGCGGCGGTGGCGCCGGTGGTCATTGGAACGGCGATCGCGTACCACGATCTCGGGCGTGTGCATTGGCCGTCGTTTGCGTGCGCTTTGATCGGCGCGATACTCATTCAGATCGGGACCAACTTCGCCAACGACTACTTCGATTTCGTCAAGGGCACCGACACCGCCGAACGCATCGGCCCGACGCGCGCGACGCAGGCGGGCCTGGTCACGCCCGGTACCATGCGCGTCGCCTATATGGCGGCGTTCGCGTTCGCGTTGATCCCTGGCGCATACATCATCTATCGCGGCGGGTGGCCATATCTCGCGGTAGGAGTTGTGTCGATTCTATGCGGAATTCTCTATACGGGTGGACCATTTCCGCTCGGCTATTTGGGACTCGGTGATGTCTTCGTCTTGATCTTCTTTGGTCCGGTGGCCGTATGCGGCACGTATTACCTTCACGCACTGGAACTATCGATGCCGGTTTTTGTAGCGAGCGTAGCGCCGGGACTCATCTCCACGGCACTGTTGACCGTCAATAACCTGCGGGACATCGAACAAGACCGTTTGGGGGGCAAGAGGACACTGGCGGTGAGGTTTGGCAGGAGGTTTGCCCGGTGGGAGTACTCGGCCTGCGTTGCGGTCGCCTGCTTTTTCATCCCGGCATACTTTGCGCTTATCACGCGTGACTATTGGTTCCTGCTGGTCTGCGTTGCGTGCGCGGTCGTCGCGCGCGGTCCGCTGGCAGCCGTGCAGGCCTCGACCGACGGGCCCACGCTCAACAACGCGCTCGCAGCGACGGGCAAATTGCTCCTTGTTTTCAGCGCCGCATTCTCGCTCTGTTGGGTGCTATGAAGCTAGCGGGCGCAAACTTTTATCGGTACTCGCTGCCATGCGCGCACCCGCTCGAGCTGCGCGGAGCGACAATTGACCGCAGAACCGGAATCGTCGTCGCGATTCATGGCGATGGAGCGGCCGTGGGCTACGGCGAAATCGCGCCACTGCCGCAGTTTAGCGTCGAAACACTTGACGAAGCGCTGGCGTCGGCGCGCCGCTGCATCCAGTTTCTGGAGCGACGGGCTGGTGCTTCGCCAGCGACGCGCGCGGCGCTGCGGGACCGCGAGCCGTTTCCGCCGTCTGTTCGATTTGGGATTGAATGCGCGCTATGGAATCTTGCCGCGCAGTCGAATGCGAAGTCGCCCGCGGATCTGTTAGCGGAGTCTCCAGCAACGCGGGTGCCAGTCAACGCGTTGATCACGACGTCCGGGGCTGCCGCCGCGGACGCCGCCGAGTCCGCGGCGCACAACGGTTATACAGCAATCAAATTAAAGGTCGGCCGCGTGGCGATAGAATCGGACCTCGAATCGGTTCGCGGGATACGCCGCGCGATTGGTGAAGGCGTCGAAATTCGGCTCGATGCCAACCGTAGCTGGAGTTTCGATGACGCGCTGGAGTTTGCGCGGCGAGTTGCAGACTGCGAAATCGCGTACATCGAGGAGCCGATCGACGAGCCGCACCGGTTGGACGAATTTGCGGCGCGGTCGCCGATACCCATTGCGGTCGACGAGACCTTGCAGGACGCGGGTTGGGCCCGCTTGCACGAATGGCGGCAGGCCGAGTTTCTCGATCCGTTCGCGCACGTCCCCGCGGACGCAGACCCGCTCTTGCGCGCAATCCTCGCGGCGCGCGCGTGGGTGGTAAAGCCGACGCTCGTGGGCATGCCGCTCACCTATCTAGCGCACCTGCTCACGAAGCAGCGCCGGATTGACGCCGATCTGGTCATCAGTTCATCATTTGAGTCCGGTCTAGGTCTGGTTGCGCTCGCGAACCTTGCCGCGTGCGCGGGCGACGGGGCGTTGCCCGCGGGCTTGGACACGGCGGCGTGGTTCGGCGGCGATGTGCTGGACGCGCCGTTGCCGATTGTGAGCGGCGCGATTGACCTTGCCGGGGCCAATGCGATCGCGGCCCGGTTTTCGCCGGACGGTTTGGAGGAAGTAGCGAATGATTGAATCGTCGTGGCCGTTGACGAAGGCGGCCCTGCGCTACGGCGATCTCCCCGCGATCATCGGCGATCAAAAATCCTATTCGTACCGCCAATACGACGAACTCGCGCGCCATCTCTCGGCTGCCCTGGGTACGGCGGGCATCGGCCGCGGCGATCGCATCGGCATCCTTGCGCTCCCGAGCACGCGCATTCCGGCGTTGCTCATGGGCTGTTTTCAGCGTGGCGTCATTGCGTGCCTCTTGAACACCCGCATCCCGCGCCACGGTCTCGCGGAACAACTGCACCGCATCAGCGGCATGGCGCTGTTGGTGGACGAGTTTTTCTCGATGGTGCGGCTCGGCCACATGCCGACGCTGCGCATTGAAGACCTGAAGAAAGTCGATCTCGCGGGCGAGGGCGTTCCGAGCGCGTTCCGGTTGGACCAGGCGGCGACGATTCTTTTTACGTCCGGCAGTTCGGACGAACCGAAGGCTGCACTGCACACGCTCGCAAACCATTGTTACAACGCCGTCGCGTCGAACCTAAACATCGCGGTGTCGCCCGGCGACCGCTGGCTGTTATCGCTTCCGCTGTACCACGTCTCGGGATTGAGCATCCTTTTTCGTTGCATCTTCGGCGGGGCGGCGGTGGTTGTGCCCGAGAGCGGCGAATCGCTCGAATACAACATCAACCACTTCAAGGTTACGCACGTCTCGCTCGTGGCGACGCAACTGTTCCGCCTGCTGCAAAGCAAGAACGGACTCGCCGCGTTGTTGCGATTGAAGGCAATCCTCCTCGGTGGAAGCGCAATCTCCGCGTCGCTGCTTCGACAGGCGCACGAATTGGGTTTGCCCGTCCACACAACCTATGGGCTTACGGAAATGGCGTCACAGGTGACGACGACGCCGCCGGGGGCGTCGCTCGAAACGCTGCTTACGTCGGGCGCGCCGCTACGGCCCGATTCGGTCATGATTGGCGAAGACGGCGAGATTCTCGTGCGCGGCAGCACGTTGTTCCGCGGATACATCGATCCGGGCGGCATCTCGCTGCCCGTGAACGCCAAGGGCTGGTTCGCTACCGGCGACCTCGGCCGATTCGACGAACACGGAAACCTCAACGTAATCGGCCGCAAAGACAACATGATCATTTCCGGCGGCGAGAACGTTCAACCGGAAGAGATCGAGAAATGCCTGTGCAAGTTGCCCGGCGTTTTGCAGTGCGTCGTCGTTCCGGTTGAAGATGCGGAGTTCGGCGCGCGGCTTGTGGCATTTGTGAAGAAGGACGAGAAGTACCACGTGCTGCAGTCCGCCATGCAGATGCATCTCGCGCGGCAACTGCCAAAGTACAAAATCCCGTTCACGTTCCTGAACTGGCCGGACGAAGCGGACACGAACATGAAGGTGAACCGCAGTCTGCTGTCCGGCATTGCGAAGAAGACGACGGGAACGAATCCGTAGCGGCGCTCGCGCACGCATTTACCCTGGGGAGCTTGCATGAGAACCTATCTGCTGGTGGCGTTCGCCGTTTGCGCGATGGCGGATCCGCTCCCCGCGCCGTTCGAGTCGCTCGGTAAACCCGTGTTGAAAGCGGGCGTCATGGGCGTACTCGTTGGCCCGGGCCCGACGGACGGATCGGAGCGCATTTACGTCAATTTTCGCCAGGACGGCGGCAAGCTGTTTCTCGTCGCGATCGATCCCGATACCGGCGCGTCCGAACAGTTCAAATCCCCGGTGGGCACGGGCGCCTGGGGGTTCATCGTCGGGCCGGACAACAAGATTTACCTCGGCACGCACGAAGGTCCCGATGCGTCGGATAACGGACAGTTGCTTGTATTCGACCCGAGACAACCTGACAAGCAGATCGAGATTGTAGGCAGGCCCTCGGAAACGGAAACCTACCTTTGGCAGTTCTGTATCGGTCCCGACGAGAAGCTATACGGCTGCACGTATCCGAACGCCAAGCTCGTATCGTACGACCCGAAGTCCGGCGCGATGGAAGACCTCGGCCGCATGGACGACGAGATGATGTACTCGCGCAGCGTCGCCGCGGGTCCGGACGGAAAGATTTACGTCGCCATCGGCTACGGCAAGGCAAACCTGGTTGTCTACGATCCGAAGACGCGCGGGCACAAGTCAATTCTGCCTGACGCGTACCGTGGCGACCCGGCGCAAATTCAGACGTCCGTCTCGAAAGGCGCTGACGGAAACGTGTACGTTTCCGCGACGAAAATGGAAGTGGTTAACGGCGATCCCGAAAACGGCGAGATTAAGCGCGCCGTTTCCGTAACACTCAAGGTGCAGCCGGATGGAACGCTGACCGAAGAGCCGAACGTCCCGGCGATGGCGGCCAATCTGACGCTGAAGGATGGCCGCGTCGTTTCCAACGTCACGCTGAACGGCGCCTACGACCTGACATTGCCCGACGGCAGCGTCGCGCATAAGACGTTTAAGTACGCAGGCGACGGCGCGGGGTTGTTCCAAGTTGCGAATGGCCCGCCCGGACGAATCTACGGCGGAACATTCATGCCACTCGAGATGTTTTGGTACGAACCTGCGACGGGCGCGCTCGAAAACCCCGGCAACCCAACGGACGTCGGCGGCGAGATTTATTCGTTCCTCGACCACCACGGCGTTCTGTACTTGTGCGCGTATCCCGGCTCGTTCTTGTCGAAGTACGATCCAACGAAACCGTGGAACTACGGACCGGAAGCGGCGAACAATCCGCGGGCGTTTGGCAGACTCGGGCCCGGGCATCTGCGCCCGCGCGCGATGGTGCACGGCCCGAACGACTGGATTTACATCGGAAGCTTTCCGGAATACGGCCGGCTCGGTGGCGCGCTCGGCGTGTGGGACCCGGTGCAAGATAAGTTGGTCGAGAATTACCATCCGCTCATCGCGGACCAGTCCATCGCGGCGCTTGCCTACGATGCAACGAGCGGGATGCTCTTCGGCGGCACGAGTATTCACGGCGGCGGCGGAACGACGCCCACGCAAACTGAAGCGAAATTCTTCGTCTTCGATCCACAGCAGAAGAAGCTCGTTGGGGAAATGGTCCCCTATGAAAAATCCGAGTACATTCGCGCAATCGCGATTGTCGGTCGTCGCGTCTACGGAATCGCAAACGGCGACGATCTCTTCGCATACGACATCGACAAAAATGAGATCGTGCACAAGTCGAGCCTTGGTGTTGGGTCAGTGCTCGACGTGTCGCTTGGGCTTTGGAAAGATGGACTGCTCTACGGCGTCGCGAACAGGGAAATCTTCCGCCTCGATCCCGAAACGTTCGCCACAACTGTCCTGGCCGAATATCCCAATTCCATCCGCTGCGGATTCGCCATCGACGATCGTGGAA includes these proteins:
- a CDS encoding nucleoside permease; the protein is MNATVRVQLSVMMFIEFFVWGVWFVTMGTYLGELKFSGQAIGSAYSTTNWGAIVAPFIVGMIADKFFSAERVLGVLHLAGAGIMWYLSTVKDPTVFFFVALAYALCYMPTISLVNAISFEQMKDPSKEFPSVRVLGTLGWIVAGLLVGWMGVENTAIPLQMAAGSSLLMGLYSFSLPHTPPKSRGKKVTVSDVLGLEALGLMKERSFAVFVVCSLLICIPLAFYYNFTNMFLNAHEVSNAAGKQTMGQMSEVFFMLVMPFFFIRLGVKKMLLIGMVAWAIRYFFFAYGNPTSGMWMWYVGIILHGICYDFFFVTGQLYVDKKAPDTVRASAQGFIGVVTYGAGMVIGSNISGRIVDIYKLTEPVGKVEHNWEGIWLVPGIMAVVITILFALVFRDNGPQKAEDAAA
- the menH gene encoding 2-succinyl-6-hydroxy-2,4-cyclohexadiene-1-carboxylate synthase — translated: MQLTHSIHGGQRAPLVVFLHGFLGSRADWREATETLRGAYRCLAVDLPGHGGSVGGGDDDYTMQAAATAVIDLIDTCDAASFSLVGYSMGGRLALYLASIYAMRIDAMVIESASPGLRSQAERGERRAADERWAAMLEDRGMAAFLDAWYEQPLFASLAARPELLAHIKAGRMRNDPRELARALHGMSVGNQPPMWDEWQGNHIPSLVVAGESDSKYCAVAREMVGACGAAKIAIVSGAGHNVHEEAPDEYNDLIYAFLKAALK
- the menB gene encoding 1,4-dihydroxy-2-naphthoyl-CoA synthase, translated to MSQKIDWREAGTYTDIKYHKAEGIAKITINRPRVRNAFRPLTVDEMMHALHDARFDEEIGVVILTGEGEKAFCSGGDQKIRGDAGYKDDEKNTMRLNVLDFQRQIRTCPKPVIAMVAGYAIGGGHILHLVCDLTIAADNAVFGQTGPKVGSFDGGFGASYMARIVGQKKAREIWYLCRQYNAQQALDMGLVNTVVPYARLEEETVQWCREILANSPIAIRCLKAALNADCDGQTGLQELAGNATMLFYMTEEGQEGRNAYNEKRKPDFKKFKRFP
- a CDS encoding 1,4-dihydroxy-2-naphthoate polyprenyltransferase produces the protein MSSMLNTWLMAARPKTLPAAVAPVVIGTAIAYHDLGRVHWPSFACALIGAILIQIGTNFANDYFDFVKGTDTAERIGPTRATQAGLVTPGTMRVAYMAAFAFALIPGAYIIYRGGWPYLAVGVVSILCGILYTGGPFPLGYLGLGDVFVLIFFGPVAVCGTYYLHALELSMPVFVASVAPGLISTALLTVNNLRDIEQDRLGGKRTLAVRFGRRFARWEYSACVAVACFFIPAYFALITRDYWFLLVCVACAVVARGPLAAVQASTDGPTLNNALAATGKLLLVFSAAFSLCWVL
- the menC gene encoding o-succinylbenzoate synthase yields the protein MKLAGANFYRYSLPCAHPLELRGATIDRRTGIVVAIHGDGAAVGYGEIAPLPQFSVETLDEALASARRCIQFLERRAGASPATRAALRDREPFPPSVRFGIECALWNLAAQSNAKSPADLLAESPATRVPVNALITTSGAAAADAAESAAHNGYTAIKLKVGRVAIESDLESVRGIRRAIGEGVEIRLDANRSWSFDDALEFARRVADCEIAYIEEPIDEPHRLDEFAARSPIPIAVDETLQDAGWARLHEWRQAEFLDPFAHVPADADPLLRAILAARAWVVKPTLVGMPLTYLAHLLTKQRRIDADLVISSSFESGLGLVALANLAACAGDGALPAGLDTAAWFGGDVLDAPLPIVSGAIDLAGANAIAARFSPDGLEEVAND
- the menE gene encoding o-succinylbenzoate--CoA ligase — its product is MIESSWPLTKAALRYGDLPAIIGDQKSYSYRQYDELARHLSAALGTAGIGRGDRIGILALPSTRIPALLMGCFQRGVIACLLNTRIPRHGLAEQLHRISGMALLVDEFFSMVRLGHMPTLRIEDLKKVDLAGEGVPSAFRLDQAATILFTSGSSDEPKAALHTLANHCYNAVASNLNIAVSPGDRWLLSLPLYHVSGLSILFRCIFGGAAVVVPESGESLEYNINHFKVTHVSLVATQLFRLLQSKNGLAALLRLKAILLGGSAISASLLRQAHELGLPVHTTYGLTEMASQVTTTPPGASLETLLTSGAPLRPDSVMIGEDGEILVRGSTLFRGYIDPGGISLPVNAKGWFATGDLGRFDEHGNLNVIGRKDNMIISGGENVQPEEIEKCLCKLPGVLQCVVVPVEDAEFGARLVAFVKKDEKYHVLQSAMQMHLARQLPKYKIPFTFLNWPDEADTNMKVNRSLLSGIAKKTTGTNP
- a CDS encoding PQQ-like beta-propeller repeat protein, producing MRTYLLVAFAVCAMADPLPAPFESLGKPVLKAGVMGVLVGPGPTDGSERIYVNFRQDGGKLFLVAIDPDTGASEQFKSPVGTGAWGFIVGPDNKIYLGTHEGPDASDNGQLLVFDPRQPDKQIEIVGRPSETETYLWQFCIGPDEKLYGCTYPNAKLVSYDPKSGAMEDLGRMDDEMMYSRSVAAGPDGKIYVAIGYGKANLVVYDPKTRGHKSILPDAYRGDPAQIQTSVSKGADGNVYVSATKMEVVNGDPENGEIKRAVSVTLKVQPDGTLTEEPNVPAMAANLTLKDGRVVSNVTLNGAYDLTLPDGSVAHKTFKYAGDGAGLFQVANGPPGRIYGGTFMPLEMFWYEPATGALENPGNPTDVGGEIYSFLDHHGVLYLCAYPGSFLSKYDPTKPWNYGPEAANNPRAFGRLGPGHLRPRAMVHGPNDWIYIGSFPEYGRLGGALGVWDPVQDKLVENYHPLIADQSIAALAYDATSGMLFGGTSIHGGGGTTPTQTEAKFFVFDPQQKKLVGEMVPYEKSEYIRAIAIVGRRVYGIANGDDLFAYDIDKNEIVHKSSLGVGSVLDVSLGLWKDGLLYGVANREIFRLDPETFATTVLAEYPNSIRCGFAIDDRGIYFGDKAELIRYNWK